From Vibrio aerogenes, a single genomic window includes:
- the rlmKL gene encoding bifunctional 23S rRNA (guanine(2069)-N(7))-methyltransferase RlmK/23S rRNA (guanine(2445)-N(2))-methyltransferase RlmL: MHQYLATTSIGLENLLAAELQKIGIQDAKPVQAGVKFTATNDLIYKCCMWSRLASRFIRIISEFHCQDDMDLYLAASSVPWMNYFQPKSKFVVDFNGTNRSIRNSQYGAMKVKDAIVDAFTKKNLPRPAISKDQPDLRIHVRLNKEKALLGIDMVGESLHARGYRTKSGIAPLRETLAAAMIIRSGWDGQTALMDPMCGSGTILIEAAMIAGCVAPGARRKFWAFENLEDYQADVWAEIKTQATVQSRRGCKQLSVPLYGYDCDERVLKVAKENARRAGVEELIHFECQDVTRLKKPDGFGKGMIISNPPYGERLGTEPGLIALYSALGGQLKSEFGGCQAMFLSSSGELLSCIRMRAEQQYKMRNGKLPCHLKLYSISERSVTSDENQKEPGHEVAADFANRLRKNVSRISPWAKRENIDCFRIYDADLPDYNAAIDYYGDYVVIQEYAAPKTISPDKAKLRLTDLIRATIQVLDLQANQVVLKVREKQKGNAQYQKIGSKSNKLKVNEYGVKLIVNLFDYLDTGLFLDHRLTRRRLGQMAAGKNFLNLFAYTGTATVHAALGGAKSTTTVDMSKTYLEWAKENMALNGLVGRQHRFEQADCLQWLESAKGSYDLIFIDPPTFSNSKRMLATFDVQRDHVQLMAQLKRILSEQGEIVFSNNKRHFKMDHHALEELGLIAENISAETLPTDFKRNKQIHNCWLVRHK, encoded by the coding sequence TGCATCCCGGTTTATCCGGATTATTTCTGAGTTTCATTGTCAGGATGATATGGATCTTTATCTGGCGGCCTCATCTGTTCCCTGGATGAATTATTTTCAGCCTAAGAGCAAATTTGTGGTCGATTTTAACGGGACAAACCGCTCAATCAGAAATAGTCAGTACGGCGCGATGAAAGTGAAGGATGCCATTGTTGATGCATTTACCAAGAAAAACCTGCCGAGACCGGCGATCAGCAAAGATCAACCTGATCTTCGGATTCACGTCAGACTGAATAAAGAAAAAGCGCTTTTGGGCATTGATATGGTTGGCGAAAGTCTTCACGCAAGAGGTTACCGGACTAAATCTGGCATAGCACCATTGCGGGAAACGTTAGCGGCGGCCATGATCATCCGCAGTGGGTGGGATGGACAGACTGCGTTAATGGATCCCATGTGTGGCTCTGGCACAATATTAATTGAAGCAGCGATGATTGCGGGATGTGTAGCACCAGGAGCCAGACGGAAGTTCTGGGCGTTTGAGAATCTGGAAGACTATCAGGCAGATGTTTGGGCTGAAATAAAGACTCAGGCAACGGTACAGTCACGAAGAGGTTGTAAGCAACTTTCTGTGCCTCTTTACGGCTATGACTGTGATGAACGCGTATTAAAGGTGGCAAAAGAGAATGCCCGGCGTGCTGGTGTTGAAGAGCTGATTCATTTTGAGTGTCAGGATGTCACCCGCTTGAAAAAACCGGATGGGTTTGGCAAGGGGATGATTATTTCCAATCCGCCATATGGTGAACGATTGGGAACAGAGCCTGGATTAATTGCATTGTATTCAGCGTTAGGCGGCCAGCTGAAATCAGAATTTGGCGGCTGTCAGGCGATGTTCCTTTCCAGCTCTGGTGAATTATTGAGCTGTATCAGAATGCGGGCTGAGCAACAGTACAAAATGAGGAATGGCAAACTGCCTTGTCACTTAAAACTTTATTCAATTAGTGAACGAAGTGTGACATCTGATGAAAATCAGAAAGAGCCGGGTCATGAGGTGGCTGCTGATTTTGCGAACCGGTTGCGGAAAAATGTCTCCAGAATCTCTCCCTGGGCTAAGCGGGAAAATATTGACTGCTTCCGTATCTACGATGCTGATTTACCCGATTATAATGCTGCGATTGATTATTACGGTGATTATGTCGTGATTCAGGAATATGCGGCGCCTAAAACAATTAGCCCTGACAAAGCAAAGCTAAGGCTGACGGATTTAATCCGCGCAACGATTCAGGTTCTGGATCTTCAGGCGAATCAGGTGGTATTAAAAGTTCGTGAAAAGCAAAAAGGCAATGCTCAGTACCAGAAAATCGGGTCTAAGTCGAATAAACTTAAAGTCAATGAATACGGCGTCAAATTGATTGTTAATCTGTTTGACTATCTCGATACCGGTCTGTTTCTCGATCATCGCTTAACCCGCAGGCGGCTGGGTCAAATGGCGGCGGGTAAAAATTTCCTTAATTTGTTCGCTTATACCGGAACGGCGACAGTGCATGCAGCTCTGGGCGGTGCGAAGTCGACAACAACTGTCGACATGTCGAAGACTTACCTGGAATGGGCGAAAGAAAATATGGCACTTAACGGGCTGGTGGGGCGTCAGCACCGTTTTGAGCAGGCTGATTGTCTTCAATGGCTTGAATCGGCGAAAGGAAGTTATGATTTAATTTTCATTGATCCTCCCACGTTTTCGAATTCCAAACGGATGCTTGCTACATTTGATGTTCAGCGGGATCATGTTCAGCTGATGGCGCAGTTAAAGCGGATATTAAGTGAGCAGGGGGAAATTGTCTTTTCAAACAACAAACGTCATTTCAAAATGGACCATCACGCTTTAGAAGAGCTGGGATTAATCGCTGAGAATATTTCGGCAGAAACGCTACCAACTGACTTCAAGCGAAACAAGCAAATTCATAACTGCTGGCTGGTTCGTCACAAATAA
- a CDS encoding ABC transporter ATP-binding protein: protein MALVTIHNGYLAFGDHPLLDHVDFALQENERVCLVGRNGAGKSTLLKVLDGSILLDDGKLTVTQDVVVSRLEQDPPRDQAGNVFDYVSGGLAEVGAGLKQYQALLSLVEQEPTELNITKLSKVQEQLDHLGAWRFEDRIKNVLTSLKLNGEMLLSDLSGGWQRKAALARALVSGPDVLLLDEPTNHLDVTTIEWLEGFLKDFKGSIVFISHDRSFIQTMSTRIIDLDRGRVASFPGNYENYLTEKEELLRVEEQQNAEFDKKLAQEEVWIRQGIKARRTRNEGRVRALKKLRQERSERREVQGKVNIQVDDTVRSGKIVFEAENLCYEIDGNRIIENFSFNVMRGDRIAFIGPNGSGKSTLLKLLLGEITPTSGRLHCGTKLEVAYFDQYREKLDPEKTVIDNLADGKQEVMIGGRQRHALSYLQDFLFSPKRARTPVKALSGGEKNRLLLARILLKSNNLLVLDEPTNDLDIETLELLEDLLANYQGTLLLVSHDRHFVDNTVLTSWIFEGNGHIEEFVGGYHDAQQQRRQVIESRKALQQSKETEVKSPAAGKNPGKNSAPKDSKSRKLSYKLQRELESLPEKLESLEEEIEVLQNKVNDAEFFAQGIEYTQPVLDRLKEAESELEYAFERWEELEELQQGSN from the coding sequence ATGGCACTTGTTACAATTCATAACGGTTATTTAGCTTTTGGTGATCATCCATTACTTGATCATGTTGATTTTGCACTTCAGGAAAATGAGAGAGTTTGTTTAGTCGGACGAAATGGTGCAGGAAAGTCAACGTTATTAAAAGTTCTGGATGGCAGCATTTTACTTGATGACGGGAAATTAACCGTCACACAAGACGTTGTTGTTTCCCGTCTGGAACAGGATCCGCCAAGAGATCAGGCTGGCAATGTGTTTGACTATGTTTCTGGTGGCCTGGCGGAGGTTGGTGCTGGGTTAAAGCAATATCAGGCACTTTTATCGCTGGTTGAACAGGAACCAACTGAGTTAAACATCACTAAATTATCTAAAGTTCAGGAGCAGCTGGATCATCTTGGCGCCTGGCGTTTCGAAGATCGAATCAAAAATGTTCTGACGTCACTGAAGCTGAATGGGGAAATGCTCCTGTCTGACTTATCCGGTGGCTGGCAGAGAAAAGCAGCGTTGGCCAGAGCACTGGTATCAGGCCCGGATGTCTTGCTGCTTGATGAGCCAACAAACCATCTGGATGTAACAACGATCGAATGGCTGGAGGGATTCTTAAAAGACTTTAAGGGTTCTATCGTATTTATTTCCCATGACCGCAGTTTTATACAGACTATGTCGACCCGGATTATTGATTTGGATCGTGGTCGCGTCGCCTCTTTTCCGGGGAATTATGAAAACTATCTGACTGAAAAAGAAGAGCTGCTTCGGGTTGAAGAACAGCAAAATGCCGAGTTTGACAAAAAGCTGGCACAGGAAGAAGTGTGGATTCGCCAGGGAATCAAAGCGCGCCGGACGCGGAATGAAGGCCGGGTACGGGCACTGAAAAAACTCCGTCAGGAGCGGAGCGAGAGACGGGAAGTGCAGGGCAAGGTCAATATTCAGGTTGATGATACAGTCCGGTCCGGGAAAATTGTTTTTGAAGCTGAAAACCTTTGTTATGAGATTGATGGAAACAGAATTATCGAGAATTTCAGCTTTAATGTGATGCGGGGAGACAGGATTGCATTTATTGGTCCGAATGGGTCCGGTAAGAGTACGCTGCTGAAGCTGTTACTGGGAGAAATCACGCCAACAAGTGGACGTTTACACTGTGGAACTAAGCTGGAAGTGGCTTATTTTGATCAGTATCGGGAAAAGTTAGATCCTGAAAAAACCGTCATCGATAACCTTGCTGACGGAAAGCAGGAAGTTATGATTGGCGGTCGTCAACGCCATGCTCTCAGTTATCTTCAGGACTTTCTGTTTTCTCCAAAGCGGGCCCGTACCCCGGTTAAAGCACTTTCGGGAGGAGAGAAGAACCGGCTTTTATTGGCAAGAATTCTGTTAAAATCAAATAATTTGCTGGTGCTTGATGAACCAACGAATGATTTGGATATTGAAACGCTGGAACTTTTAGAAGATCTGCTTGCCAATTATCAGGGTACTTTGCTTCTTGTCAGTCACGATCGTCATTTTGTCGATAATACTGTGCTGACCAGCTGGATTTTTGAAGGTAACGGCCATATTGAAGAGTTTGTTGGTGGTTATCATGATGCGCAGCAGCAACGCCGGCAGGTTATTGAGAGCAGGAAGGCTTTACAGCAATCAAAAGAGACTGAGGTAAAATCACCTGCTGCCGGGAAGAATCCAGGAAAGAATAGTGCGCCTAAAGATAGTAAATCCAGAAAGTTATCTTACAAGCTTCAACGGGAGCTGGAATCACTTCCGGAAAAGCTGGAGTCTTTAGAAGAAGAGATTGAAGTGTTACAGAATAAAGTCAATGACGCAGAATTTTTTGCTCAGGGAATAGAGTATACTCAGCCAGTTCTCGATCGCCTGAAAGAGGCTGAAAGTGAACTTGAATATGCTTTTGAACGTTGGGAAGAACTTGAAGAATTACAACAAGGCAGCAATTAA
- a CDS encoding DUF3466 family protein has product MIQTNLRIKTLAFSIFIATNAHANLYQVVEVTPSWITDSYQSTFGVAVQPSQDDSDVSTNHNSCFLTSSVGGTACDDFAVAGETRYQKTMAGQPVDGIPFREEAPFGMDNSFVYAQSHSDLKSYCVSELLYATCSSWAEVHWDEWYKELSGDTTPNSVAFISDDSSFYDNSQNIVINSLTSDLSPVGIESSLGDSRATTSALAPVLPAEDGSFDRSRAWKTDGTYTVGSVSENYTNDNGQYYSSKAALWGSDGAVVQLSWPSGKQDEDERLAQGSMRDFVVQDGTIYGVGYNTYDSDNNYMNATVFKVSESNYADASQWTSTIVQNTQAKMSGDYVYSNSVLTGINKNLVAIGEAKRAGSRPSGGAAANRLFIVPDVTSTSLSGSFFSDDIEFSGAGGHASAINNYNEIVGQIDNESAREKDGKPRRKRAFIYPYNGNGSDTERMAVFDNHAWLLDDLTNDGSVTSNNNQYRILIASDINDAGVIAATAIKCEGGYSSTTHDASCGGTETTVAVKLVPVEGATSSDIQQRGYENNSTDRSGASFGSIGLSFLGYILFRRRKNFVKNRNESQI; this is encoded by the coding sequence ATGATACAGACGAATTTAAGAATCAAAACGTTAGCTTTTTCCATTTTTATTGCGACCAACGCACACGCAAATTTATATCAGGTTGTGGAAGTAACACCTTCATGGATTACTGACAGCTACCAAAGTACATTTGGGGTTGCTGTTCAGCCTTCACAGGATGATAGTGATGTTTCAACCAATCATAACAGTTGTTTTCTGACGTCATCTGTTGGTGGTACAGCATGTGATGATTTTGCAGTTGCCGGTGAAACTCGCTATCAAAAAACTATGGCAGGGCAGCCTGTTGACGGCATTCCTTTCCGGGAAGAGGCGCCATTTGGCATGGATAACTCATTCGTCTATGCACAGTCTCACAGTGATCTTAAATCTTACTGTGTTTCTGAATTACTTTATGCGACATGTTCATCGTGGGCGGAAGTCCATTGGGATGAGTGGTATAAAGAGCTGAGTGGTGACACGACACCAAACTCAGTCGCATTTATCAGCGATGACAGCTCTTTTTATGACAATTCCCAAAATATTGTCATTAACAGCTTAACTTCTGATCTTTCACCGGTAGGCATCGAAAGTTCTCTGGGTGACAGCCGCGCGACAACAAGTGCTTTAGCTCCTGTTTTACCGGCAGAAGACGGAAGCTTTGACAGATCCCGCGCCTGGAAAACTGATGGTACCTATACTGTTGGCAGCGTCTCTGAAAATTACACCAACGATAACGGTCAATATTACAGTTCAAAAGCTGCTTTGTGGGGAAGTGATGGTGCCGTCGTTCAGTTATCCTGGCCAAGTGGAAAGCAGGATGAAGATGAACGTCTGGCTCAGGGCAGTATGCGTGATTTTGTGGTTCAGGACGGTACTATTTATGGTGTTGGGTACAATACCTACGATAGTGATAATAACTACATGAATGCAACTGTATTTAAAGTGAGTGAAAGCAACTATGCTGATGCTTCTCAGTGGACTTCTACTATCGTGCAAAATACTCAGGCGAAGATGAGCGGTGATTATGTTTACAGTAATAGTGTTCTGACCGGTATTAACAAAAATCTGGTTGCAATTGGTGAAGCGAAACGTGCCGGAAGTCGTCCGTCAGGTGGGGCTGCTGCCAATCGTTTATTTATTGTTCCTGATGTGACAAGTACATCTCTGTCTGGTTCTTTCTTCTCGGATGATATTGAGTTTTCGGGCGCAGGTGGTCATGCCAGTGCTATCAATAACTATAATGAGATCGTGGGTCAGATCGATAATGAATCTGCCCGGGAGAAGGATGGTAAACCAAGGCGCAAACGTGCATTTATCTATCCTTACAACGGGAATGGCAGTGACACAGAGCGTATGGCTGTATTTGATAATCATGCCTGGTTATTGGATGACTTAACAAATGATGGCAGTGTGACGTCAAATAATAACCAGTATCGTATTTTGATTGCTTCAGATATAAACGATGCGGGAGTCATTGCGGCGACTGCGATTAAATGTGAAGGTGGATACAGTTCAACAACCCATGATGCATCATGTGGTGGCACAGAAACAACGGTGGCTGTCAAACTGGTTCCGGTCGAAGGTGCAACAAGTAGTGATATTCAGCAAAGAGGCTACGAAAATAACTCGACGGACAGGAGCGGGGCATCATTTGGGAGTATTGGGTTGTCATTCCTCGGTTATATTTTGTTCCGTCGCAGGAAGAATTTTGTAAAGAACAGGAACGAATCACAGATTTAA
- the rmf gene encoding ribosome modulation factor produces the protein MKRQKRDRLERAQSQGYKAGLNGRSVEQCPYQQMEVRSYWMGGWREAREDKNLGLYK, from the coding sequence ATGAAGAGACAAAAGCGGGATCGCCTCGAGAGAGCACAGTCTCAGGGATATAAAGCTGGTTTAAATGGACGCTCTGTTGAGCAATGCCCGTATCAGCAGATGGAAGTTCGCTCCTATTGGATGGGAGGATGGCGAGAAGCCAGAGAAGATAAAAATCTAGGTCTCTATAAATAA
- the fabA gene encoding bifunctional 3-hydroxydecanoyl-ACP dehydratase/trans-2-decenoyl-ACP isomerase: MQNKRESYTYDELLASSRGELFGPGYPQLPAPNMLMMDRVTKMSETEGDFGKGLILAELDITPDLWFFDCHFPGDPVMPGCLGLDAMWQLVGFFLGWVGGKGKGRALGVGEVKFTGQVLPTAKKVTYEIHMKRVVNRKLVMGLADGRVLVDGKQIYSAKDLKVGLFQDTSTF; this comes from the coding sequence ATGCAAAATAAACGAGAATCTTACACATACGATGAACTTTTAGCTTCCAGCCGTGGGGAGCTGTTTGGTCCGGGGTATCCACAGTTACCTGCGCCGAATATGTTAATGATGGATCGCGTGACAAAAATGTCCGAAACAGAAGGTGATTTTGGTAAGGGTTTAATTTTAGCTGAATTAGATATTACTCCTGATTTGTGGTTTTTTGATTGTCACTTCCCCGGAGATCCTGTGATGCCAGGATGTTTAGGATTAGATGCAATGTGGCAACTTGTCGGTTTCTTCCTTGGCTGGGTTGGCGGAAAAGGGAAAGGCCGTGCATTAGGTGTTGGTGAAGTCAAATTTACCGGACAAGTTTTGCCAACAGCCAAAAAAGTCACCTATGAAATTCACATGAAGCGGGTTGTTAACCGTAAGCTGGTCATGGGATTAGCGGATGGACGTGTATTAGTCGATGGAAAACAAATCTATTCAGCAAAAGATCTGAAGGTTGGCCTTTTCCAGGATACTTCAACATTCTGA